The Candidatus Zixiibacteriota bacterium sequence CGCGGGCCACGAGGATGATGCGGATAGTCCCGATCGATACGTCGAGAATGCGAGCTAAAAAGATCAATACGGGCAGGATATACCAGGGGAGTTCGGGTATGGCGAATCCTGTCAAGCCAAGCATATGCACTTCTCTCACCGGAGGTCAGGTTTTCTGTCGGCGGTAAACTACGGACATTGGCGGCCAGTGCAAGGGAATAATGGTCCCGGTGCCCAGGCGGCCGGCGACGGTCGGCGGCGGGTGGAGCGGTGTCACGGGTGTGCAATCGAGCCTTGACGGTCGATAGGGTAGAATGTAGATTAGAGTATCGACATCGAATTGGGGGCTGTCTGTGAATCCATCGGATCGAATCAACACCAACCGACAACCCGCGACTATGTCTATGGGGGGGCATAATGGATGAGCGGCGGAAGCTGATCCGCAAGCCGACCGAGGAGTATTTCAAGGTACGGCGGCGGCGGCGTTGCGATTTTTTCGCGGTGTACAACGAGCGCGACAATGCACTGTTGGGGCACCTGGTTGACGTTACATCGGAAGGCATGATGATCGTGTCGGGTTCGCCGGTGGATGTCAGCGTGTTGTACGATATCCGGATCGATTTGCCGGAGAAAGTCGACGGGCGCGAGAGCATCAACGTGTATGCGCGTCCGATCTGGACCGGTCCGGCGCCGGAGGACGGCTTTCATCACACCGGGTTTCAGTTTGTGCGGATCAACCCGGCGGAGATAAAGATACTGGCCCGTCTGTTCGGCGAGTGAGACTGCGGGGGCGCGACAACCATCGGTGCAATCGCGTGTTGCGACCGATTGGCTGCACGTAAGCGGCGGCCCGTTGCCGTCAGGTAACGGGCCGTCGTGTTGTGTGTTTCTCGTACGCGCACGCCGGTCGGCCGCGCCGGGCGGGCATTCGGGGTGGGTGGCAAAAACACAAAAAGTCATCGTACAAGCTTCATCTCCAGCGCGTTACAAGGAAATGGGTTTGTTTTGTTATTTTTAGGGGGTCCCCATTTCTTCCCCTTCCCCTTATCAAGATATGCGGCATGGGAGTAACCCATGTTTGAGCAGGATTTCGACAATCTGTCGCGATACAGAAGTACCATCGTTTCTGCACCTCGTGTGAGTGGAGTCTTTACTAACGGGGGCCGGCCATTTTTTCCATCGAGGTGGTAGGGAAAGTGAGGATCGCGTGGTGCACGGGGACGGGCGCTATGCACCGATGGAAGATAGCGAGTTCGAAGACGGACCCGCCCTACGGGGGCTGGCAGAGTTAATCAATATATCGGAGAGGAACGTGGTATGCGTGTGAACCCACAGCCCGCCGCGGACGGGAACCCACCTGGAAGGTGGGCCACCCGGGGTAAACTCACGCCGGCGGACAAAGTAGATTACAGGAGGGTGCCGGGTCTAATCTCAACGCAGTAAATGTCAGCACCGTTTGCGAGCAGAGTCTTTTTCGAAATGGAAGGCTCGTGGATGTGCAAACGGAGCTGACCTACCGGTCAATGACGATTTGATTCCGATGCCCCACCCGACGTTCGCTGCGAGCGAAATCCGGGCGGGCCACAGGTAGAGAGCACGATGCGTGGGGAGATGTCGTGACCCGTGTGGTCTCTGCCGCTTTCCACGGGCGGGCGGGGGGCACGGTCGCAAAGAACTTGACAACATGGCCCTATTTAGTCTTTATTGGGCATAGTCATCGAACTGACGGCGCCCGATCAACTGTCTCTCAGTCCGAAGGGGGACGAATCTAAACACAACTTAATCCGGGGTGCGTGAGTGATCATACGTCATTCTGTATTCATCGTGGTGGTCGCCTCGGCGGTTGCCGGGGGGAGTCTTTTATCCTGCAATTCATCCGACAGCCCGTCCGGTCCTACCGACCAGTCGGGTGGCAACAACAACGCGCAGGGATCACTTTTGACGGGTGCCGACTCGGCGCCCGCCCTATCCGGGACGTCCGATATCGGGCCGTTTGTCGTGCCGGAATCCGAGGTAGCGGGCGACTTCATCACTTCCCGTCTGGAAGGGGTCATCAACCCAGCGGCGACTATCGGCGTGGTCAACGCTACGCTTGACAGCATCGGAGCCCTGATCAGCTGTATGCGCACCGGTCTGCCCAAGGTCGAGTTGGTTGTCGCACCGATTGCCGATTCAGCGGCGGCTGCCGCGGTTTGTTCGGTGCTGGTCGAGTCGGGTGGATTTCTCTCGGCTTATCCGTGCTGGATCCCTGTCGCGCCGGATGACGGCTACGCGACATGGGATGCTCCCATCGGCGGGGTGGCGACGTATCTGGAGGAGGCGCGGTTTCCTGCGGCCTGGAACGCGCGCGATCTTGCGGTTGCCAACGCATCGCCGGCCACAGTGCTGGTAGCCGATCACTTCGTGAACTTCACGGCCAATCAGGAGATCCCATCGCAGACCTTTATCGCCGGGGGCGGTACGCCCGAGACGGGAGTGGACACGTTAGGGTTGGCCGGCGGCAATCATGGCTTTGCGGTGGGAGGCGTAATCGGGGCCAACTTCGACGATGTCGGAGCGACGGGCGTATTCCCCGGTCCGAGCAATTTGCTGCGGCTGCCGTGTTTTTCGACGGTCGGATTCGGATCGATGACCGCGATCATGGCGGCATTGAGTTCGCATCTTCCCGCAACCGGCGATTTCGTGCTCAACACGAGCTTCGGTTTCAACGGAGATTTTCTGCGGTTCCCGAAGCAAAGGCGGATAGAGGACGCCTTCAGCTGGCGTTTTCTGGTAGCAACGAGACAAGACCGTTTTCTGCACACGCAGTCGGCCGGCAACGAGGGGGTTTGGTCCAGCGCCAATCCCAATGCGGACTACAACTCGCCGTTTACGCTGGCCTCGCGTTTTGACACTCCTGTCCAGATGCTGCAGGGAACGTCGATATCTTCGGCCGACAGCGCTCACCTTGACCTGGTCTATCAGGCGGGTGTCAACACCAACCCGCTGTTTGGTTCCAGACTGAAGAACGTGCTTTGTGTCGGGTCATCGAAATCGGACGGGGACATTTCCACATTTTCGAACGGGCCAAACGACTTCCGGATGATCGGTGAAGACGTGCAGATTCCATGTCAGGTGGTCGACAACCGTTGTTCCGCCGGCTCGGATGGAACAATCGGCGGCGTAGCCTCAGGGACATCGTTTGCGGCGCCGCAACTGGCCGGACTCGCCGCCTATATGTGGACTCTGGATCCGTCTCTGACGATCGAACAAATCCGGGAGATATTCCTGCACGCAAATGTCGGCGGCTGGGTCGATGCTTACAAAGCGGTCCTGTCAATCGACAACAGCCCGAGTGCCGGCGGCGCCCGCGTGCGGCTGGCGATTCTCGATATCGCTGACGGCTCCGGTCAGAAAGGCAGCAACGGCTCGTTTGACGAGCGCGACCTGATCATGTACCTCGACTCTATCACGTGGTACGAAGCCGAGGCAGTGGCGGCGCCGCCGCCGATTTCGAAGGATCACAGCATGTTCGATCTGAACGGGGACGGCTACACCGGCGATCGTGGCGGGACGCCGACGACGGCGGCGTTTGATCTGGATATCAACACGCCGCCTGCATACTCCGGCGTCATCCCTCCCGAATGTTCGGATACCTCTTTCGAAGAGTCGACGGTAACGGACAGGGATATTCTCTATTACTACGCCTATTCCGATTTGTATACCGGCGTGGACAATGTCCGGGACAGTCTCCTTCCGTGCGGCGTGAGGGTACTTGCGTTAGGCAGCGAATACGAGACGAACGTCGAGGTCTGGACCGAGACGGTCGTTTCCTGGGATCCAGTTATAGAAACGGAAATCGCAGAAAGCAATCACGAGGATCATGGTTTTACGGAGGGATCGGATCCGGTGTCGGCTTTCGGTTCAGCTTCAGAGATGTGTGGTATGTCGAACTTCTCAGGCACCGCGAACGCTCAGCTCGCGTATTTCGTGGCGTCGGGAGATTTGATTACCGGTCTAAGCGCATCGGTCCAGACGGAGGAAACGAACCAAACGCCGGATGATTCGACCTGCGCCTCAGGATATGCATCGGCGGACGCAAATATCAGTGCGGGTTTCCAGGTTGTCGGGAATCCGGTAGGATTTACCGCCTCGGTGTCCACGTCGTACGGCGGGTCGGGCCGTGCGAGCGCCGAGTTTTTCGGCCCGACTGCACTTATTGTCGGGGCCTACACCGGCGAGACTGGACAGGCATCGGGAGTGCTACAGCCGGGCAACTACGGAATATTCATTAGGGCCGACGGCAGTGGTAACTCGGCGACTGTCACGATAACGTTTTCCCCGGTCAGTGGTGGCGCCCGGGCATCGGTCGCCCCGTGAGAGGAGAATGGGTGGGGATTCGTATGGTGGTTCCCAACGTTGACGGGTGACGGGAACTCACGTGAACCTGTTACGTCGGGCGATCGTTTGTCGCAGAGGAACGACATTCGACGGAAGTCATTGAGTACAAATGGAGGTTTTGGCGAGTGCGGTCAGGCGGGGTCGCCTGACCGCACTCATATAGGCTTTTTCAGCATGCCCGGGACGCCAGCCCGCCGAGGCCGACCATTGCGCCCGTGGCGTGCGAGGGTCAGCCGCTCTCTGGCGGGTTCGAAGACGGACCCGTCCTACGGGAGCATTCGCGGGAAACCGACAGCCCGCCTGTTTACACCTCAAGTCAATCCCACCCGGGACGGGGTGGGCTACTCGGTTGTTACCCATGTTTCCGGTTCGAAGGAATCCCACCCGGAGACGGGTGGGCTACTCGGTGTGTGAGATACGGATGTGGCTGGTCGGGACCGGCAGGCATAGGGTGGGGCGGCCGGCCGGCGTCAGGCAGCCGACCGACCATGATTCAGACGAACGGTTGCGACTTGACAAAGAGGCCGTTAAAGTCTATTTTTAGATATAACAAATCCATTACACGTTCAGGCCGGGGGACCTTCATGAGTATCCAATCATCAAAGCTGTTGCTGCTGGCGACGGCGGTCATTCTGTTCAGTTTCGCATCCTCAACAGTCGCCGGTGACTGTGGCGACATCAACAACGACGGTACCGGGCCGGATTTGTCCGACCTGACATACCTGGTCGACTATCTGTTTCTCGGTGGTGCGACACCGCAGTTCTACACCGCCAATGTCAACGGTGATTCAGATCATGTCGTGGACCTGTCGGACATGATCTATCTGGTCAATTACGTCTTCCTGGGCGGTCCGGCGCCCGACTGTGCGTACGCTACCGGAACGGTTACCGACATCGACGGCAATGTCTATCAGACGATCAGGATCGGCGAGCAATGGTGGATGGCGGAGAATCTGAAAGTAACACGCTATCGCAACGGTGATCCGATCGAACATGTATCGGAGGCTTCCGCCTGGAGAGTGCTCAGCACGGGAGCCTATTGCGCGTGGGACAATGATCCCTCTCATGTTGAGACGTACGGTCTCTTGTACAACGGCTATGCGGCCAATGACATTCGCGGCATAGCTCCCGAGGGCTGGCACGTGCCGTCGGATGCCGAGTGGAAGCAACTGGAGATGTATCTGGGGATGAGCCAGGCGGACGCCGATTCCACCGGTTGGCGGGGCACGGGTGAAGGCGGCAAGCTCAAAGAAGCCGGCCTGGCGCATTGGTACAACCCGAATGCCGGCGGGCACAATGGAAGCGGATTTACCGCGCTGGCGGGCGGGTTTCGCTTCGGCACCGGTTTCTACGTCAACATGAAGCAGTCCGGTGAATTTTGGACGTCGACGATGGCCGATAGTAACACCGCGTGGCTTCGTTATCTATCCTGCAGCAAATCGGCTGTCTATCGTCAGAGCGACGAACCGCAATACGGCTTTTCGGTTCGTTGTGTGCGGGATTAGTCGATTGCGGGGCGGGGTCGTTATCGGAACCGCCTGATTCGTTGGGTAGTTCGCGTGGCGCGCGAGGACGGGGGCGACGCTCGGCCGTGCGGTGGCGGACTCGAAGATCGACGAGCCCTAAGGGGACTGCTCCATTGGCATCCCACCCGGGACGGGGTGGGCTACTCGGTTGTTACCCATGTTTCCGGTTCGAAGGAATCCCACCCGGAGACGGGTGGGCTACTCGGTTGTTACCTATGTTTCCGGTTCGAAGCAATCCTACCCGGAGACGGGTGGGCTACTCGGTGTGTGAGAAACGGATATGGCTGGTCGGGACCGGCAGGCATAGGGTGGGGCGGCCGGCCGGCGTCAGGCAGCCGACCGACCATGATTCAGACGAACGGTTGCGACTTGACAAAGAGGCCGTTAAAGTCTATTTTTAGATATAACAAATCCATTACACGTTCAGGCCGGGGGACCTTCATGAGTATCCAATCATCAAAGCTGTTGCTGCTGGCGACGGCGGTCATTCTGTTCAGTTTCGCATCCTCAACAGTCGCCGGTGACTGTGGCGACATCAACAACGACGGTACCGGGCCGGATTTGTCCGACCTGACATACCTGGTCGACTATCTGTTTCTCGGTGGTGCGACACCGCAGTTCTACACCGCCAATGTCAACGGTGATTCAGATCATGTCGTGGACCTGTCGGACATGATCTATCTGGTCAATTACGTCTTCCTGGGCGGTCCGGTGCCCGACTGTGCGTACGCTACCGGAACGGTTACCGACATCGACGGCAATGTCTATCAGACGATCAGGATCGGCGACCAATGGTGGATGGCTGAGAATCTGAAAGTGACCCACTATCGCAACGGCGATCCGATCGAACATGTATCGGAGGCTTCCGCCTGGAGAGTACTCAGCACAGGAGCCTATTGCGAATGGATTAATCCGATTGTTCCAGACTACGTCGAAACGTATGGCATTGTCTACAATGCCTACGCCGTTCATGACAGTCGCAATCTGGCTCCTGAGGGCTGGCACGTACCGTCGGATGCCGAGTGGAAGCAACTGGAGATGTATCTGGGGATGAGCCAGTCGGACGCCGATTCCACCGGTTGGCGTGGCACGGGTGAAGGTGGCAAGCTCAAAGAAGCCGGCCTGGCGCATTGGCACAAACCGAATGCCGGGGGGCACAATGGAAGCGGATTTACCGCGCTGGCGGGCGGGTTTCGCAACCGTAGAGGTATCTTCGAGAATTTTGGTGCCGATGCCATCTACTGGACGTCGACGAGACATGTTGGTGACACGACCTGGTTCCACGGCCTGAGTAACTTCCGTTCCAGTATTCGCCGATTGGCTTATGATCCTCGATACGGCTATTCAATGCGTTGTGTGCGGGACGAGTAGCGAGTAGCCCCCCACCTCGGGTCTCCCGTGTCGCAACATGGCGGGGCGCGTGGGGAACGGGGACGTACACCACGCACGATGTCGGCGCTCGGCGGTCAGGCGGGGGTCGCCTGACTGCACGGCATTGGTGGATTCCCAACCGCGGCGGGGAATGACAAGGAACGGCCGGGGCGGGAATAACAAAAATTTCTTCATTTTCACTGACTTCCCCTGTCAGTCAGCTCAATTACATTAAAATCGCAATAAGTGATGTACATCGGAATCGTCTTGTTTATATTGTTCAAATGGCGAAAAAACAGATGCAGTTACGGAAAGGGAACGAGTCTATGGCGAGTTCTTCGACAACGGCCCCCGACCGCAAGAAGGCGCTCGATGCGGCCCTGAGTCAGATCGAACGCTCGTTCGGCAAGGGCTCAATCATGCGGCTGGGCGAGGGAACGGTCATGGAAGTCGCAACCATTCCGACCGGCTCGCTGGCGCTGGATTTTGCGCTTGGTGTGTGGGGCATTCCCCGGGGCCGGGTGACCGAGATATTCGGTCCGGAGGCATCCGGGAAGACCACCTTAACTCTTCATGTCATTGCCGAGGCTCAGAAGGCGGGCGGGGTGGCGGCGTTTATCGACGCCGAGCACGCGTTTGACGCGACCTATGCGCGCAATCTGGGGGTGGATATCGAGAATCTGCTTATCTCCCAGCCGGATAACGGCGAGCAGGCGCTGGACATCACCGAGACGCTGGTCCGGTCCGGGGCGGTCGACATAATCGTGATCGACTCGGTCGCGGCGTTGACGCCGAAGTCGGAGATCGAAGGCGAGATGGGTGACAGTCATATGGGTCTGCAGGCGCGGCTGATGTCGCAGGCGCTACGCAAGCTCACGGCGATTACCTCGAAATCCCACACCGCGATTGTTTTCATCAACCAGATTCGCATGAAGATCGGGGTGATGTTCGGCAACCCGGAGACGACCACGGGAGGCAACGCGCTGAAGTTTTATTCGACGGTGCGTCTGGATATTCGGCGGATCGCGACGATCAAGGAGCGCGACGAGGTGATCGGGTCGCGGACGCGGGTGCGGGTGGTGAAAAACAAGGTGGCGCCGCCGTTCCGTGAGGCGGAGTTCGATATTATTTACGGCAAGGGCATCTCGGCATCGGGCGAGCTTCTGGATCTCGCGGTGAACCACGGGATTATCGACAAGTCCGGGGCGTGGTTTTCGTTTGGTTCGGACCGTCTGGGCCAGGGCCGGGAGAACGCCAAGCGGTTTCTCGAGGAGAACCCCGAGGTATACCAGCAGGTGCTGGTCGGGGTGAAGGGAAAGCTCGGCATGAGCAAGGCGGTGTCGTCGGGCGGCGATGACGACGGCGGTTCCGCCGGCCCGGACGACGAAGAATAGAAGAACGGGCATCTTAGAAGTCCACGAAAGCCGGCGGTGTCCGCCGGCTTTTGTCGTTGCGGGGCGGGTGGCGGGCGGATTTATGGGAAATATCTTGTGGCCCCGGATTATAAGTGTATAATGAGGCACCGGATAGGGTATTCGGGTCTAGAGCCTGTCGCGGGTGGCGGCAGAGTGTCTGATGAGCAATCACCGAGAGGACGAGTATCGCGTGCATGGGAACTTTGTGTTTGACAGACATGTTGTTAGAGGTGCGCTTGAGTGCTTTTGTCCGGTCGGAACGAGGTGAGGTTTACCCCCGATGACCGACCAGAAAGCACAGCTTGAGAAGAGAAAAGCGTTCGAGGCCGAGGCGGTCCCGCACATGGACGCCCTGTATCGAACGGCGCTTCGGATGACGAAAAACCAGAATGACGCCGAGGACCTGGTTCAGGAGACGATGGTCAAGGCGTACCGGTTCTGGGACAAGTTCGAGCCGGGCTCGAATTGTCGGGCATGGTTGTTCAAGATCATGACCAACATCTTCATCAACGATTACCGCTCGAAATCGCGGGCGCCGCAGGCGGTTGATGTGGATGATATCGACGACAACTACCTGTACCGGCATTTGACCGACAGCGGTCATGAAGTCAATCCGGAGCATCACCTGTTCGCGAAGATCTTCGACGACGACGTCAAGAAGGCCATAGAGGAGTTGCCCGATGATTTCCGCCTGGTGGTGGTGTTGTCCTTCCTTGAAGGATTCTCCTACCAGGAGATAGCCGATATCGCCGATTTGCAGCTCGGTACGGTCAAGTCGCGATTGCACCGCGGGCGGAAGTTGCTTCAGAAGCAACTGCTGGATTACGCTATAAGGAATGGGTTCATCAAGAGTACCTCGAAGGACGCAACAACATGAACTGTCAGGAAGCACTGAGTCTACTCTATGAGATAATCGATAAAGAGGCGTCGGAAGTAGACATTCACCAGGTCAAAGATCACCTGAAAAAGTGCGGACATTGTTCCGAGATATACCGGGTGGAGCAGGAAGTCAACGCGTTCCTGAAAGCCCGGTGCAACGACCATCAGCCCGCCGAGAGACTCGAGGAGTTGAAATCACGGGTAGCGATGCTGCTCGATCGGGAGGATGGTGCCGGCACCGACCCTTTAGCATACGGCGGGGACCGTAAGCACGGCGCCCCGCACATAACGGGTCTTCGGTACGGTCGATATGTCGCCGCGGCGGCGGCGCTGGTTGTTGTAGTCTGGGGGGCGTTTCTGGCCGCCGATCTTTTCCGTCATCACGACGAACATTACGCGCTCGAGCAGATTCATCTCGACGCCGGACAGCACGCGGCGACGTTTGCGGGCGCCGAGGACACCGGCAGGGCCATGCGGTATTGCGCGGGCCACATGCACTATGTGCCGATCGAGACGGTGAACGGGTACACGCTGGTGGGCGCGCGCGAGATCGAGGTCCACGGCGCGACGGCGGTCCATCTGCTGTACGCGAACGGCAGTTCCCACGTCTCCGTGTTCCTTCTCAAGGCGGATCAATTCAGTATACCGGATTCGTTGAAAACGGCGCCGACCACGCGCGGCAACTATACGTTTTACGATCACCACTGTCGCGGCTGCCGGCTGGTCTACCATGAAGTGGGCAACCTGATCGTTATCACGGCGACCGAGCAGCACACGGTGGACCTGCTGGACTTCATCCCCGGCGCCGCCGCCTGACCGTAGTAAAATGTTGCACACGGCCCCGGGGCCGACTAGTTTGACCGACATGAGAGACCATGTCGGTTTTTTGTTTGTCCTCGTTTTCTCTCTGGTATGGAGTACAGTCGACGCGCAGCCGTATCCGGACAGCGCGCGGACAAGCGAACTGGCGGCGGTGCAGAGCGCGCTGTACAACGAGCGGTTCGCCGAGGCCGATTCGATTGCGCGCGCGATGATCGACCGGACGCCCGGCGATCCGGCCGGCTATCTTTTTCGTGCGGCGGCCATGCTCAGCGAGATGACCGCGTTTGAGGAGAATCTCTACGGCGAATTGTTCACCGACCTGATCGATACGTCACAGTCCCTTGCCGAAAAACAATCCATACAATCGACCGGCCGAACGCGCGCGTGGATGCAGTTGTACCGGGGGCATGCGCACGCCTATCGGGCGTTGTGGGAGTCGCGGTTCGGATCGTTTGTCGGCGCCGTGCGCAACGGGTTCGCGGCGCGCAATGAGTATGAGGACGGCCTCAGGGCGGACTCTTCGGTGTACGATCTCTATCTCGGGTTGGGGTCATATCACTACTGGAAATCGGCCAGGGCGGGGATGCTTCGCTGGGTGGGACTTCTCAGCAACGACAAGGATCGGGGAATCCGGGAGCTTCGGCTGGCCGCTGATTCCTCGCTGGTGTTTCGCGACGCGGCCCGGCAGGCGCTGATCTGGGTGATGCTCGACCGCAAGGAGTATGATTCGGCGAAGGTGATGGCGGAGGAGGCGCACGGAAAGTATCCGGACGGGAATCTGTTCCTCTGGCCGCTGGCGCAGGCGCAGTACGAGTTGAAGGAGTATCGCGATGCGATCGCGACGTATCGGATGATCCGTGAGCGCCTCGATGTCACGCGCGGCAATTACTACAACCTGATTGAGGCCGACTATCGGCTGTCGATGTGTTACGAGAAGGTGCAGGAGATGGAGCACGCGCGCGCGATCGCGCGCGGTGTGCGGGCGTATCTTGACGACGTGCCGAAGCGGATTCGGCAGTTGCATCGACAGGCGCTGGGCTACTTGCAGCAGCTGGCGAGGACGTGATTGTTTGAGGTTGTGCTGTCAAGCGACCCCGCCTGACAGCGACAAACTTGTAGCCCACCCGTCTCGGGTGGGTGTCCGTACCTCTCACATGGGGAGACTCAAGAATGCTCCGACCGAATCACAAGCAAATCATCGCGACCGTCTTGGCAGCCCTCATCGCTTTTGCGCTCGTCGGTTGCGGGTACCTCATGTCCGGTACCTGGGAAGACGATCCGGGCAACTGGCAGCGCGCGTTTAACACACGCCAACCCGATGATGTTACTGTCGTCCATTCGCTGTACAAACGCATGCCCCATTTCACCTACGAATTCGAGTACTACTTCCAGATCGAAGCCAATGCGGCGTTACGTGAGCAGTTGTTCCAAGGGACGGACATGGTGCGCGTGGAGGGCGGCGGCGACGTCAAACGATGCCACACTAGCGGGCCGTCATGGTTCGTGCCGAAAGCACCGGAGAAGTATGAAGTGTGGCGATGCCGTGATCGGTTTGAGTGTTCGTTTACGGTGTTTATCGACACTGACACCGGCGACCTTTTCTTAACCGATAGGCAGGTGTAAGATGTGCAGTCGGCGTTGGTGACGGAGATTTTCGATTGCACGGTTCGTTTGCGCACGAGTGCGTACGCAACGGACGGAATCAGCCGGTGGATTCCAGCCCCGAGGATTCCAGCCCCGAGGATTCCACCCCGGAGGATCCCACCCCGGAGGGGTGGGCTACTCGACTGTATCTTTTCCGAAGTCCCTCCCGACGTTCGCCGCCGGCGAACTCTGGGTGGGCCACAGGTGGGCAGTGATGGATGTCAGCACCGTTTGCGGGAGAGGTTCGTTTAGTTTGACGAGTTGGTGGATGTGCAAACGGAGCTGACCTACGGCTCACTGTGGATACACTCTTCTTCACACAGATCACCCCCCTCCTCGGCATCATTACCGCATGACCTTCTCGGGCACGCGACTACCGGCAAGATAGAGTTCATGTTGGTCGGAAGCGGCAGGAAGAAAATGCGTTGAATGAAATCCACCGCCTCCCCGTCTGTTTGTAACAATGTAGAGTCAGTCAGTCAGTCAAGCACAAATTCATCTAATGGAAGGCAATTGAGTTTGGACTCATGAAGCGCACCGACTATATTTCGAATGCGACTTCAAGTCTCGAGGCGGAGGAGGTTGTTAATGAGCGGGGGAGTTCTCGTTCGATACGTACAGGGAATTGTAACGCTGTTTCTTCTGGCGAGTGTCACCTTCCCATTGATGCCTGCGAGTGCGGCGTTGCGGCCCCAACCGAGACAGCAGTCTGCATCGTTGCTGCCGTCTGGAATCCCGGAGCTCTGCTTTGGCTCACACTCGGTGGGTAAGCTGTGCTGCAGAGTAAGCAACTACGGCGGGATCTTCCAATGGGATTACTTCATTTTCGATCCTGATGAGTGTGTTGTTGGTGCCAGGCACCCTGATCTGGGTGGATACCCCAAGAGCTCGCGTGTTGAGTACACATTTGCAGGGGACATCTGGATCGGCACTCGAGATGAAGACGGCCCACGGGTATCGGTGACCTGGGACGGAGAATCCTATAATGGAGAATTCTATCCGGAACCAATGCCCTTCGGTGCGATTGAACATCGTTCCACTACCGATCCGTCGGCGCCGGAGTTCGAAAGTGCAATCTCAGAAGAAGACTACATCGTTGTATATCGTGACACTTTTACGGTGGGTCTGCCCGGTCTCACTCCTGATTACTTCGGCCAAAGGCCGCATGAACCGCTTGGTTTGGAAGTGACACAGCGGTCGTACGCGTGGTCGTACGGTTACGCCGACGACTTCGTGCTGTTTGATTTGCAGATTAAGAACGTCGGAAGAGATGACCTGAACTTTGTCTACGTCGGGATATTGGTGAATCCGGACGTCAGGTTTGTTTCGTATGATCCGATGTCCGTCTTTCCAGATC is a genomic window containing:
- a CDS encoding PilZ domain-containing protein → MDERRKLIRKPTEEYFKVRRRRRCDFFAVYNERDNALLGHLVDVTSEGMMIVSGSPVDVSVLYDIRIDLPEKVDGRESINVYARPIWTGPAPEDGFHHTGFQFVRINPAEIKILARLFGE
- a CDS encoding S8/S53 family peptidase — its product is MIIRHSVFIVVVASAVAGGSLLSCNSSDSPSGPTDQSGGNNNAQGSLLTGADSAPALSGTSDIGPFVVPESEVAGDFITSRLEGVINPAATIGVVNATLDSIGALISCMRTGLPKVELVVAPIADSAAAAAVCSVLVESGGFLSAYPCWIPVAPDDGYATWDAPIGGVATYLEEARFPAAWNARDLAVANASPATVLVADHFVNFTANQEIPSQTFIAGGGTPETGVDTLGLAGGNHGFAVGGVIGANFDDVGATGVFPGPSNLLRLPCFSTVGFGSMTAIMAALSSHLPATGDFVLNTSFGFNGDFLRFPKQRRIEDAFSWRFLVATRQDRFLHTQSAGNEGVWSSANPNADYNSPFTLASRFDTPVQMLQGTSISSADSAHLDLVYQAGVNTNPLFGSRLKNVLCVGSSKSDGDISTFSNGPNDFRMIGEDVQIPCQVVDNRCSAGSDGTIGGVASGTSFAAPQLAGLAAYMWTLDPSLTIEQIREIFLHANVGGWVDAYKAVLSIDNSPSAGGARVRLAILDIADGSGQKGSNGSFDERDLIMYLDSITWYEAEAVAAPPPISKDHSMFDLNGDGYTGDRGGTPTTAAFDLDINTPPAYSGVIPPECSDTSFEESTVTDRDILYYYAYSDLYTGVDNVRDSLLPCGVRVLALGSEYETNVEVWTETVVSWDPVIETEIAESNHEDHGFTEGSDPVSAFGSASEMCGMSNFSGTANAQLAYFVASGDLITGLSASVQTEETNQTPDDSTCASGYASADANISAGFQVVGNPVGFTASVSTSYGGSGRASAEFFGPTALIVGAYTGETGQASGVLQPGNYGIFIRADGSGNSATVTITFSPVSGGARASVAP
- a CDS encoding FISUMP domain-containing protein; the protein is MSIQSSKLLLLATAVILFSFASSTVAGDCGDINNDGTGPDLSDLTYLVDYLFLGGATPQFYTANVNGDSDHVVDLSDMIYLVNYVFLGGPAPDCAYATGTVTDIDGNVYQTIRIGEQWWMAENLKVTRYRNGDPIEHVSEASAWRVLSTGAYCAWDNDPSHVETYGLLYNGYAANDIRGIAPEGWHVPSDAEWKQLEMYLGMSQADADSTGWRGTGEGGKLKEAGLAHWYNPNAGGHNGSGFTALAGGFRFGTGFYVNMKQSGEFWTSTMADSNTAWLRYLSCSKSAVYRQSDEPQYGFSVRCVRD
- a CDS encoding FISUMP domain-containing protein, producing MSIQSSKLLLLATAVILFSFASSTVAGDCGDINNDGTGPDLSDLTYLVDYLFLGGATPQFYTANVNGDSDHVVDLSDMIYLVNYVFLGGPVPDCAYATGTVTDIDGNVYQTIRIGDQWWMAENLKVTHYRNGDPIEHVSEASAWRVLSTGAYCEWINPIVPDYVETYGIVYNAYAVHDSRNLAPEGWHVPSDAEWKQLEMYLGMSQSDADSTGWRGTGEGGKLKEAGLAHWHKPNAGGHNGSGFTALAGGFRNRRGIFENFGADAIYWTSTRHVGDTTWFHGLSNFRSSIRRLAYDPRYGYSMRCVRDE
- the recA gene encoding recombinase RecA, with the translated sequence MASSSTTAPDRKKALDAALSQIERSFGKGSIMRLGEGTVMEVATIPTGSLALDFALGVWGIPRGRVTEIFGPEASGKTTLTLHVIAEAQKAGGVAAFIDAEHAFDATYARNLGVDIENLLISQPDNGEQALDITETLVRSGAVDIIVIDSVAALTPKSEIEGEMGDSHMGLQARLMSQALRKLTAITSKSHTAIVFINQIRMKIGVMFGNPETTTGGNALKFYSTVRLDIRRIATIKERDEVIGSRTRVRVVKNKVAPPFREAEFDIIYGKGISASGELLDLAVNHGIIDKSGAWFSFGSDRLGQGRENAKRFLEENPEVYQQVLVGVKGKLGMSKAVSSGGDDDGGSAGPDDEE
- a CDS encoding sigma-70 family RNA polymerase sigma factor, whose translation is MTDQKAQLEKRKAFEAEAVPHMDALYRTALRMTKNQNDAEDLVQETMVKAYRFWDKFEPGSNCRAWLFKIMTNIFINDYRSKSRAPQAVDVDDIDDNYLYRHLTDSGHEVNPEHHLFAKIFDDDVKKAIEELPDDFRLVVVLSFLEGFSYQEIADIADLQLGTVKSRLHRGRKLLQKQLLDYAIRNGFIKSTSKDATT